One stretch of Numenius arquata chromosome 8, bNumArq3.hap1.1, whole genome shotgun sequence DNA includes these proteins:
- the ARL2BP gene encoding ADP-ribosylation factor-like protein 2-binding protein isoform X1, protein METSDEENFGVAISSPCEAEFDTVVGYLEDIIMDDDFQLIQRTFMEKHYQEFDDSEENKLIYTSIFNEYISLVEKYIEGKLLDRIPGFNMTAFTMSLQQHKDEMAGDIFDMLLTFTDFLAFKEMFLDYRAEKEGRSLDLSSGLVVTSLNKSSISSS, encoded by the exons ATGGAGACTTCTGATGAAGAAAACTTTGGTGTAGCCAT ctcCTCCCCTTGTGAGGCAGAGTTTGATACAGTTGTTGGTTATCTGGAGGATATCATAATGG ATGATGATTTCCAGTTAATACAGAGGACTTTTATGGAGAAGCACTACCAGGAGTTTGATGACTCAGAAGAAAACAAGCTCATCtatacttctatttttaatgaatat atctcTTTAGTAGAGAAATACATCGAAGGAAAATTGCTTGATCGAATTCCTGGTTTTAATATGACTGCTTTCACAATGTCATTGCA ACAGCACAAAGATGAAATGGCAGGTGATATATTTGATATGCTTCTCACATTTACTGACTTTCTGGctttcaaagaaatgtttttgGATTACAGAGCT gaaaaagaaGGTCGAAGTCTGGATTTAAGCAGTGGGTTAGTGGTGACTTCATTAAACAAGTCATCAATATCCTCCTCCTAG
- the PLLP gene encoding plasmolipin, with the protein MAGLPGAPRTRTGSPGPSAALPVLDGAFLLSPLGGLMVAQAVLGLLVWALIADTTYYLHAAYGWVMFVSIFFWILTVLFFVTYLLQLQLKFYVIPWPLVLMIFNAAATVLYVTAFITCAAAVQPTSWRQWDYNRRATASFFACLTMITYGVSTFFSFRAWKGLGSNAATSQVTDHV; encoded by the exons ATGGCGGGGCTGCCCGGCGCCCCGCGGACCCGCACCGGCTCCCCGGGACCCTCCGCCGCCCTGCCCGTCCTGGACGGCGCCTTCCTTCTCTCGCCGCTCGGGGGGCTGATGGTCGCCCAGGCC GTGCTCGGCTTACTGGTGTGGGCTCTCATCGCCGACACAACGTACTACCTCCACGCGGCATACGGCTGGGTGATGTTTGTGTCCATCTTCTTCTGGATATTAACAGTCCTTTTCTTCGTGACTTATCTCCTGCAGCTTCAGCTGAAGTTCTACGTGATCCCCTGGCCGCTTGTG CTGATGATCTTCAACGCTGCAGCCACCGTCCTGTACGTCACTGCCTTCATAACGTGCGCGGCTGCCGTCCAGCCTACATCCTGGCGGCAGTGGGACTACAACCGGAGAGCCACGGCGTCC TTCTTCGCCTGCCTCACAATGATCACCTACGGGGTGAGCACCTTCTTCAGCTTCCGCGCCTGGAAAGGGCTTGGCAGCAATGCGGCCACCAGCCAAGTGACTGACCACGTGTAA
- the ARL2BP gene encoding ADP-ribosylation factor-like protein 2-binding protein isoform X2, giving the protein METSDEENFGVAISSPCEAEFDTVVGYLEDIIMDDDFQLIQRTFMEKHYQEFDDSEENKLIYTSIFNEYISLVEKYIEGKLLDRIPGFNMTAFTMSLQQHKDEMAGDIFDMLLTFTDFLAFKEMFLDYRAVSMIKRKITSLEWLFKLKVHI; this is encoded by the exons ATGGAGACTTCTGATGAAGAAAACTTTGGTGTAGCCAT ctcCTCCCCTTGTGAGGCAGAGTTTGATACAGTTGTTGGTTATCTGGAGGATATCATAATGG ATGATGATTTCCAGTTAATACAGAGGACTTTTATGGAGAAGCACTACCAGGAGTTTGATGACTCAGAAGAAAACAAGCTCATCtatacttctatttttaatgaatat atctcTTTAGTAGAGAAATACATCGAAGGAAAATTGCTTGATCGAATTCCTGGTTTTAATATGACTGCTTTCACAATGTCATTGCA ACAGCACAAAGATGAAATGGCAGGTGATATATTTGATATGCTTCTCACATTTACTGACTTTCTGGctttcaaagaaatgtttttgGATTACAGAGCTGTAAGTAT gattaaaaggaaaataacttcacTTGAGTGGCTATTTAAACTCAAAGTGCACATTTAA